A stretch of the Serratia marcescens genome encodes the following:
- a CDS encoding maltoporin encodes MTTLRKLPLALAVAAGVLSTQALAVDFHGYARSGIGWTGSGGEQQCFKATGAASKYRLGNECETYAELKLGQEVWKEGDKSFYFDTNLAYSVSQRSDWEDVTPGFREVNVQGKNLIDWLPGSTLWAGKRFYQRHDVHMIDFYYWDISGPGAGLENIDLGFGKLSAAVTRNSESGGSYGYLDNEWKQRPTVNDTFDLRLAGLELNPGGTLELGVDYGRANAQDNYRLADGASKDGWMFTAEHTQSILNGYNKFVLQYATDSMTSQNNGRNEGATIDNNGKMIRVLDHGAIDFNDQWALMYVAMFQDIDRDNNNGTTWYTVGVRPMYKWTPIMSTLLEAGYDNVKSQRTGDRNGQYKVTLAQQWQAGNSIWSRPAIRLFATYAKWDEKWGYATGDDTGYNTGTAYNDTSMHTFSRGKDDEVTFGAQMEIWW; translated from the coding sequence ATGACTACTCTGCGCAAACTTCCTCTGGCACTGGCTGTCGCCGCCGGTGTTCTCTCTACTCAGGCGCTGGCCGTGGATTTTCACGGTTACGCCCGTTCCGGCATCGGCTGGACCGGCAGCGGCGGTGAGCAACAGTGCTTCAAGGCCACCGGCGCCGCGAGCAAATACCGTCTCGGCAACGAATGCGAAACCTATGCCGAGCTGAAGCTGGGGCAGGAAGTGTGGAAAGAAGGCGACAAGAGCTTCTATTTCGACACCAACCTGGCCTATTCGGTCTCGCAACGTTCCGACTGGGAAGACGTGACCCCGGGCTTCCGCGAAGTCAACGTGCAGGGTAAAAACCTGATCGACTGGCTGCCGGGCTCCACGCTGTGGGCCGGTAAGCGCTTCTATCAGCGTCATGACGTTCACATGATCGACTTCTACTACTGGGATATCTCCGGCCCGGGCGCCGGTCTGGAAAACATCGATCTGGGCTTCGGCAAGCTGTCCGCCGCCGTGACCCGCAACTCCGAATCCGGTGGTTCTTACGGCTACCTGGATAACGAATGGAAACAGCGTCCGACCGTCAACGACACTTTCGACCTGCGTCTGGCCGGCCTGGAACTGAACCCGGGCGGCACCCTGGAGCTGGGCGTGGACTACGGCCGCGCCAATGCGCAGGATAACTATCGCCTGGCCGACGGCGCCAGCAAAGACGGCTGGATGTTCACCGCGGAACACACGCAGAGCATCCTGAACGGTTACAACAAGTTCGTGCTGCAGTACGCCACCGACTCGATGACCTCGCAGAACAACGGCCGTAATGAAGGCGCCACCATTGATAACAACGGCAAGATGATCCGCGTGCTGGATCACGGCGCCATCGACTTCAACGATCAATGGGCGCTGATGTATGTCGCCATGTTCCAGGACATCGACCGCGACAACAACAACGGCACCACCTGGTACACCGTGGGCGTGCGCCCAATGTACAAATGGACGCCGATCATGAGCACCCTGCTGGAAGCCGGCTATGACAACGTCAAATCCCAGCGCACCGGCGATCGCAACGGCCAGTATAAAGTGACCCTGGCGCAGCAGTGGCAGGCGGGCAACAGCATCTGGTCGCGTCCGGCCATCCGTCTGTTCGCCACCTACGCCAAGTGGGATGAGAAGTGGGGCTACGCCACCGGTGACGACACCGGGTATAACACCGGCACCGCCTACAACGACACCAGCATGCATACCTTCAGCCGCGGCAAGGATGACGAAGTCACCTTCGGCGCCCAGATGGAAATTTGGTGGTAA
- the ubiA gene encoding 4-hydroxybenzoate octaprenyltransferase has protein sequence MEGSVTQSKWRAYSHLMRIDKPIGTLLLLWPTLWALWLAGKGVPPLSILLVFVLGVFLMRAAGCVVNDYADRAVDGYVKRTAGRPMPSGRVSAKEAKVLFVVLVLISFCLVLTLNAMTIWLSLAALALAWMYPFMKRVTNLPQFVLGAAFGWGIPMGYAAVSESLPLSCWLLLLANICWTVAYDTLYAMVDRDDDLKIGIKSTAILFGRYDKLIVGLLQFATLLLLVWVGYLAQLGGAFYWSLLLAGALFIHQQKQIAGREREACFKAFLQNNYVGLVVFIGIALSYLPA, from the coding sequence TTGGAGGGAAGCGTGACTCAAAGTAAATGGCGGGCTTACAGCCATTTGATGCGCATTGATAAACCGATCGGCACGCTGTTGCTGCTGTGGCCGACGCTGTGGGCGCTGTGGCTGGCCGGGAAAGGCGTGCCGCCGCTGTCGATTTTGTTGGTGTTCGTGCTCGGCGTGTTCCTGATGCGCGCCGCCGGCTGCGTAGTGAATGACTACGCCGATCGCGCGGTGGACGGCTACGTGAAACGCACCGCCGGGCGGCCGATGCCGAGCGGCCGGGTGAGCGCGAAAGAGGCCAAGGTGCTGTTCGTGGTGCTGGTGCTGATCTCGTTCTGCCTGGTGTTGACGCTCAATGCGATGACCATCTGGCTGTCGCTGGCGGCGCTGGCGCTGGCCTGGATGTATCCGTTCATGAAGCGGGTGACCAACCTGCCGCAGTTCGTGCTGGGCGCCGCGTTCGGCTGGGGCATTCCGATGGGTTATGCGGCGGTCAGCGAATCGCTGCCGCTCAGCTGCTGGCTGCTGCTGCTGGCCAACATCTGCTGGACGGTGGCCTACGACACGCTGTATGCGATGGTCGATCGTGACGATGACCTGAAGATCGGCATCAAATCCACCGCTATCCTGTTCGGCCGTTATGACAAGCTGATCGTCGGGTTGCTGCAGTTCGCGACGCTGCTGCTGCTGGTGTGGGTCGGTTATCTGGCGCAGCTCGGCGGGGCGTTTTACTGGTCGCTGCTGCTGGCGGGCGCGCTGTTCATTCACCAGCAGAAACAGATCGCCGGCCGCGAGCGCGAGGCCTGTTTCAAGGCCTTCCTGCAGAACAACTATGT
- a CDS encoding nucleoside hydrolase, protein MRLIIDCDPGNGVPGANVDDGLALALALAAKPQLQLELISIVAGNTPREVGFAVATDLLTQSGYQVPVALGAARALSEPPEPWRAHLDRPIADPKLAALWRDLPAPPLANAPAPDAAIAIGELICRHPGEITLAAIGPLTNVAHAMQLYPQMAQAVKEIVIMGGVFNVDGYIKDTNFGLDPEAARLVLNSGAAITLAPLDVTTQTMLTQTDLAALTQPDTPLCRYLRATTQPWIDYSRHTRHLPGCWIHDALVIAWLLAPQLVTTEMFHVDVALEGALTRGSSRRWRPDGLRLTVGMPAPQGKPVRVMQQVGNARLLALIGATLARG, encoded by the coding sequence ATGCGTTTAATCATTGATTGCGATCCCGGCAACGGGGTTCCCGGCGCCAACGTCGACGACGGCCTGGCGCTGGCCCTGGCGCTGGCGGCCAAACCGCAGCTACAGCTGGAGCTGATCAGCATCGTGGCCGGCAACACCCCGCGTGAAGTGGGCTTCGCCGTCGCCACCGACTTGCTGACGCAGAGCGGCTATCAGGTGCCGGTCGCCCTCGGCGCGGCGCGCGCCCTGAGCGAGCCGCCGGAGCCGTGGCGCGCCCATCTGGACCGCCCGATCGCCGATCCAAAGCTGGCGGCGCTGTGGCGTGACCTGCCCGCGCCCCCGCTGGCCAACGCGCCCGCACCGGACGCCGCCATCGCCATCGGCGAACTGATCTGCCGGCATCCCGGCGAGATCACGCTGGCGGCGATCGGCCCGCTGACCAACGTTGCGCACGCCATGCAGCTTTACCCGCAGATGGCGCAGGCGGTGAAAGAGATCGTGATCATGGGGGGCGTGTTCAACGTCGACGGGTACATCAAGGACACCAATTTCGGTTTGGATCCGGAAGCGGCGCGGCTGGTGTTGAACAGCGGCGCCGCTATCACGCTGGCACCGCTGGACGTCACTACCCAGACCATGCTGACCCAGACGGATCTGGCCGCGTTGACCCAGCCGGATACCCCGCTGTGCCGCTATTTGCGCGCCACCACGCAGCCGTGGATCGACTATTCACGCCATACGCGGCACCTGCCGGGCTGCTGGATCCATGATGCGCTGGTGATCGCCTGGCTGCTGGCGCCGCAGCTGGTCACGACCGAGATGTTCCATGTAGATGTGGCGCTGGAAGGGGCGTTGACGCGCGGCAGTTCACGCCGCTGGCGGCCGGACGGTCTGCGCCTGACGGTCGGCATGCCGGCGCCGCAGGGCAAGCCGGTGCGCGTCATGCAGCAGGTGGGCAACGCTCGTCTGTTGGCGTTGATCGGCGCAACGCTGGCCCGCGGATGA
- the malE gene encoding maltose/maltodextrin ABC transporter substrate-binding protein MalE gives MTRSITLARTLALSALATLVLSSSAFAKIEEGKLVIWINGDKGYNGLAEVGKKFEKDTGIKVTVEHPDKLEEKYPQVAATGDGPDIIFWAHDRFGGYAQSGLLAEIHPSKAFQDKLFPFTWDAVRYDGKLIGYPIAVEALSLIYNKDLVKQPPKTWEEIPALDKQLRAGGKSAIMWNLQEPYFTWPIIAADGGYAFKYENGKYNIKDVGVANAGSQAGLQFIVDLVKNKHINADTDYSIAEAAFNKGQTAMTINGPWAWNNIEQSKINYGVTLLPTFKGKPSKPFVGVLTAGINAASPNKELATEFLENYLLTNEGLADVNKDKPLGAVALKSYQEALAKDPKIAATMQNSQNGEIMPNIPQMSAFWYAERSAVINAVSGRQTVKAALDDVQTRITK, from the coding sequence ATGACTCGCAGCATTACCCTCGCCCGCACGCTGGCGCTCTCGGCACTGGCCACCCTGGTGCTCTCTTCTTCCGCCTTCGCCAAGATCGAGGAAGGCAAACTGGTTATCTGGATCAACGGCGACAAGGGCTATAACGGCCTGGCCGAAGTCGGCAAGAAATTCGAAAAAGACACCGGTATCAAGGTCACCGTCGAGCATCCGGACAAGCTGGAAGAAAAATACCCGCAGGTAGCCGCCACCGGCGACGGCCCGGACATCATCTTCTGGGCCCACGACCGCTTCGGCGGCTATGCGCAGTCCGGCCTGCTGGCCGAAATCCACCCGTCCAAAGCCTTCCAGGACAAGCTGTTCCCGTTCACCTGGGACGCCGTGCGTTATGACGGCAAGCTGATCGGTTACCCGATCGCCGTCGAAGCGCTGTCGCTGATTTACAACAAAGACCTGGTCAAACAGCCGCCGAAGACCTGGGAAGAGATCCCGGCGCTGGACAAGCAGCTGCGCGCCGGCGGCAAGAGCGCCATCATGTGGAACCTGCAGGAACCCTACTTCACCTGGCCTATCATCGCCGCCGACGGCGGTTATGCCTTCAAGTATGAAAACGGCAAATACAACATCAAGGATGTCGGCGTCGCCAACGCCGGTTCGCAGGCCGGTCTGCAGTTCATCGTCGATCTGGTGAAAAACAAGCACATCAACGCCGATACCGACTACTCGATCGCCGAAGCCGCGTTCAACAAAGGCCAGACCGCGATGACCATCAACGGGCCGTGGGCCTGGAACAACATCGAGCAGAGCAAAATCAACTACGGCGTGACGCTGCTGCCGACCTTCAAAGGCAAACCGTCCAAGCCGTTCGTCGGCGTGCTGACCGCCGGCATCAACGCCGCCAGCCCGAATAAAGAACTGGCGACCGAGTTCCTCGAGAACTACCTGCTGACCAACGAAGGGCTGGCGGACGTCAACAAAGACAAGCCGCTGGGCGCGGTGGCGCTGAAGTCCTATCAGGAAGCGCTGGCCAAAGATCCGAAGATCGCCGCCACCATGCAGAACTCGCAAAACGGGGAAATCATGCCGAACATCCCGCAGATGAGCGCCTTCTGGTACGCCGAACGCAGCGCGGTGATCAACGCCGTCAGCGGCCGTCAGACGGTGAAAGCCGCGCTGGACGACGTGCAGACCCGTATCACCAAGTAA
- the malM gene encoding maltose operon protein MalM, with translation MKKNLLSLCLSLALTVCAPLAANADTPANVSVAPAISAATLQSLPWQPLQPPVSQEVKLDAVSPQLNQGEIQGAIAAYTLPADRGSLEVTLSSLAKNNSLYAPSVLVLDEHLRPAAYYPSSYFPYQPPGAMSSDRLEGTLKLTPALGQKQIYLLVYTTRQDLAKTTQLTNPAKAYAQGVGNAVPDIPDPIAGHATTGTLKLKVTAEQGTGNVMIGMLQPAPTVAPVVVGSTAPAAVAAQAPEKPAEPMLNDTESYFNNGIKQAVKAGDIDKALKLMNEAEKLGSTTARKTFISSVKGKG, from the coding sequence ATGAAAAAGAATCTGCTGTCACTCTGCCTGTCGCTGGCGCTGACCGTCTGCGCGCCTTTGGCGGCCAACGCCGACACGCCGGCCAACGTTTCCGTCGCGCCGGCCATCAGCGCCGCCACGCTGCAAAGCCTGCCGTGGCAGCCGCTGCAGCCGCCGGTGTCGCAAGAGGTGAAGCTCGACGCCGTCAGCCCGCAGCTCAATCAGGGCGAGATTCAGGGGGCGATCGCCGCCTATACGCTGCCGGCCGATCGCGGCTCGCTGGAAGTGACGCTGAGCAGCCTCGCTAAAAACAATTCGCTGTATGCGCCGAGCGTGCTGGTGCTGGACGAGCATCTGCGCCCGGCGGCGTATTACCCGAGCAGCTACTTCCCGTATCAGCCACCGGGGGCGATGTCCTCCGATCGCCTCGAAGGCACGCTGAAACTGACGCCGGCGCTCGGTCAAAAACAGATTTACCTGCTGGTGTACACCACCCGTCAGGACTTGGCGAAAACCACGCAGCTGACCAATCCGGCCAAGGCCTATGCGCAGGGCGTGGGTAACGCGGTGCCGGATATCCCGGATCCGATCGCCGGCCACGCGACGACCGGCACGCTGAAGCTTAAGGTCACCGCGGAACAGGGCACCGGCAACGTGATGATCGGCATGCTGCAGCCTGCGCCGACCGTGGCGCCGGTGGTGGTGGGCTCGACCGCACCGGCCGCCGTGGCGGCACAGGCACCGGAGAAACCGGCGGAGCCGATGCTCAACGATACCGAAAGCTACTTCAATAACGGCATCAAGCAGGCGGTGAAGGCGGGCGATATCGACAAGGCGCTGAAACTGATGAATGAGGCCGAGAAACTGGGCTCGACCACCGCGCGTAAAACGTTTATCAGCAGCGTTAAAGGCAAGGGGTAA
- a CDS encoding LacI family DNA-binding transcriptional regulator yields MDNHSARRVTRADVARVAGTSVAVVSYVINNGPRPVAEATRLRVLAAIEQTGYRPNDIARALASGSTQTYGLVVPDISNPFFATLARALQQEAFSRGRVLLLGDAGDDRQREYELINNLLRRQVDGLLYTSVDRHPWFDLIRASGTPCVMIDTIDSQAGVCAIRVDERDAACQATRHLLQHGYRDIGIFIGPLTMLNAQDRLNGWRDALLEAGIAPRDEWIFEVPYTRQGGYQATQRLVQGPRPRAVFTSNEQQALGCLSALAEHGLRAPDDLALICFNGTQQSEFSVPPLSAVEQPIDAMAKRAIAMLAAGAAPAELHEFAFQLRMRRSCGC; encoded by the coding sequence GTGGATAATCACTCCGCGCGACGCGTTACCCGCGCCGACGTGGCCCGCGTAGCGGGCACCTCCGTCGCCGTGGTCAGCTATGTGATCAACAACGGCCCGCGCCCGGTGGCGGAAGCCACCCGGCTGCGCGTGCTGGCGGCGATCGAGCAGACCGGCTACCGGCCGAACGACATCGCGCGGGCGCTGGCCTCCGGCAGCACGCAAACCTACGGGCTGGTGGTGCCGGATATTTCCAACCCGTTCTTCGCCACCCTGGCGCGGGCGCTGCAGCAGGAAGCCTTCAGCCGCGGCCGCGTGCTGCTGCTGGGCGATGCCGGCGACGATCGTCAGCGCGAGTATGAGCTTATCAACAACCTGCTGCGCCGCCAGGTCGACGGCCTGCTGTACACCAGCGTCGATCGCCACCCGTGGTTCGATCTGATCCGCGCCTCCGGCACGCCCTGCGTAATGATAGACACCATCGACAGCCAGGCCGGCGTCTGCGCCATTCGCGTCGACGAGCGCGACGCCGCCTGCCAGGCAACCCGCCATCTGCTGCAGCACGGCTATCGCGACATCGGCATTTTTATCGGCCCGCTGACCATGCTCAACGCGCAGGATCGCCTGAACGGCTGGCGCGATGCGCTGCTGGAGGCGGGCATCGCGCCGCGCGACGAGTGGATTTTCGAAGTGCCCTACACCCGCCAGGGCGGTTACCAGGCCACCCAGCGTCTGGTGCAGGGCCCGCGCCCGCGCGCCGTTTTCACCTCCAACGAGCAGCAGGCGCTCGGCTGCCTGTCGGCGTTGGCGGAGCATGGGCTGCGCGCGCCGGACGATCTGGCGCTGATCTGTTTTAACGGCACGCAGCAATCCGAATTCAGCGTGCCGCCGCTCAGCGCGGTCGAGCAGCCGATCGACGCCATGGCCAAGCGGGCCATCGCCATGCTGGCCGCCGGTGCCGCGCCCGCCGAGCTGCATGAATTCGCTTTTCAACTGCGCATGCGCCGTTCGTGCGGCTGTTAG
- the malK gene encoding maltose/maltodextrin ABC transporter ATP-binding protein MalK, whose amino-acid sequence MASVTLRSVYKAFGEAVISKDVNLTIEDGEFVVFVGPSGCGKSTLLRMIAGLEDITSGELLIGEKRMNEVPPSERGIGMVFQSYALYPHLSVADNMSFGLKLAGARKAEINQRVNQVSEVLQLAHLLDRRPKALSGGQRQRVAIGRTLVAEPDVFLLDEPLSNLDAALRVQMRIEISRLHKRLQRTMIYVTHDQVEAMTLADKIVVLDAGRVAQVGKPLELYHYPANRFVAGFIGSPKMNFLPVKVTAAQPQQVQVELPNRQLVWLPVEGAGVQPGANLSLGIRPEHLLPGEASEVRLTGDVQVVEQLGNETQIHIQIPAIRQNLVYRQNDVVLVEEGATFAIGLPPHRCHLFREDGTACKRLHQEPGV is encoded by the coding sequence ATGGCTAGCGTGACACTGCGCAGCGTTTATAAGGCCTTCGGTGAGGCCGTGATTTCCAAAGACGTCAATCTGACCATCGAGGACGGCGAGTTTGTGGTGTTTGTCGGGCCGTCGGGCTGCGGTAAATCGACGCTGCTGCGCATGATCGCCGGGCTGGAGGACATCACCTCCGGCGAGCTGCTGATCGGTGAGAAACGCATGAATGAGGTGCCGCCTTCCGAGCGCGGCATCGGCATGGTGTTCCAGTCCTATGCGCTGTATCCGCACTTGTCGGTGGCGGACAACATGTCGTTCGGCCTGAAGCTGGCCGGCGCCAGGAAAGCGGAAATCAATCAACGGGTGAACCAGGTCTCAGAGGTGCTGCAGCTGGCGCACCTGCTCGATCGGCGGCCGAAGGCGCTGTCCGGTGGGCAGCGTCAGCGCGTGGCGATTGGCCGCACGCTGGTGGCCGAGCCGGACGTGTTCCTGCTCGACGAACCGCTGTCCAACCTCGACGCCGCGCTGCGGGTGCAGATGCGCATCGAGATCTCCCGTCTGCACAAGCGCCTGCAGCGCACCATGATTTACGTCACCCACGATCAGGTCGAAGCGATGACGCTGGCCGACAAGATCGTGGTGCTCGACGCCGGTCGCGTGGCACAGGTCGGCAAGCCGCTGGAATTGTACCACTACCCGGCCAACCGCTTCGTCGCCGGATTTATCGGCTCGCCGAAGATGAACTTCCTGCCGGTCAAGGTGACCGCGGCGCAGCCGCAACAGGTGCAGGTCGAACTGCCCAACCGCCAGTTGGTCTGGCTGCCGGTGGAAGGCGCGGGCGTTCAACCCGGCGCCAACCTGTCCCTGGGCATTCGCCCTGAACATCTGCTGCCCGGCGAAGCCTCAGAAGTGCGGCTTACCGGCGACGTACAGGTGGTGGAGCAGCTCGGCAACGAGACGCAAATCCACATCCAAATCCCGGCCATCCGTCAAAACCTGGTGTACCGCCAGAATGACGTGGTGCTGGTAGAAGAAGGTGCCACATTCGCCATCGGCCTGCCGCCTCACCGCTGCCACCTGTTCCGTGAAGACGGTACGGCATGTAAACGGCTGCACCAGGAGCCGGGCGTTTAA
- a CDS encoding alpha-amylase family glycosyl hydrolase → MSSMPIATQPTLYRIHPASFRDGNGDGVGDAHGMLAALPYLKALSIDGLLLPQMLAPEAEATVTGEGLTLWYADEANRVRNAVAPQRFAHGALALDVMPFSVEKLVAVLHARRATLADSLWSTGDADQPRVVSRWGQGDLRSAAAFLTLLAMLPAPICLYQGEELGLPHAAGLQDPRGAQTPMPWHEAPEQVTAGEISWYQQVAIEHRALAISRQQHDSHSTLRYCQALLALRRSPLIQRGELNAVSQRDGVVRLLITHQDQCLEALINLQPYTQAAAPSEATLPLAWQHGAQQEGHQWVLAGFASAIFTRHVNCESRGVTHG, encoded by the coding sequence ATGTCGTCAATGCCTATCGCCACTCAGCCCACCCTGTACCGGATCCATCCGGCCAGTTTCCGTGACGGAAACGGGGACGGCGTGGGCGACGCGCACGGCATGCTGGCGGCGCTGCCGTACCTGAAAGCGCTGTCGATCGACGGCCTGTTGCTGCCGCAGATGCTGGCGCCGGAGGCCGAGGCGACGGTGACGGGCGAAGGGCTGACGCTGTGGTACGCCGATGAAGCCAACCGCGTTCGCAATGCCGTCGCGCCGCAGCGGTTCGCCCACGGCGCATTGGCGCTGGACGTGATGCCGTTTAGCGTAGAGAAGCTGGTGGCGGTGCTGCACGCCCGCCGCGCCACGTTGGCGGACAGCCTGTGGAGCACCGGGGACGCCGATCAGCCAAGAGTGGTCAGCCGCTGGGGGCAGGGCGATTTGCGCTCCGCCGCCGCCTTTCTGACGCTGCTGGCGATGTTGCCGGCGCCGATCTGCCTGTATCAGGGCGAAGAGCTGGGGCTGCCACATGCCGCCGGCCTGCAAGATCCGCGCGGCGCGCAAACGCCGATGCCGTGGCATGAGGCCCCCGAACAGGTCACCGCCGGCGAAATCAGCTGGTATCAGCAGGTGGCGATCGAACACCGTGCGCTGGCCATCAGCCGCCAACAGCACGACAGCCACTCCACCTTACGTTACTGCCAGGCGCTGTTGGCCCTGCGCCGTTCACCGCTCATCCAGCGCGGCGAATTGAACGCGGTCAGCCAGCGGGACGGCGTGGTGCGCTTACTTATTACCCATCAGGATCAATGCCTTGAAGCGCTGATAAACCTGCAGCCTTATACTCAGGCGGCCGCGCCGTCTGAGGCGACCTTGCCGTTGGCATGGCAGCACGGCGCGCAGCAAGAGGGTCATCAATGGGTTTTGGCGGGCTTTGCCTCCGCCATTTTCACACGACATGTTAACTGCGAAAGCAGGGGAGTAACGCATGGCTAG
- a CDS encoding MFS transporter, whose translation MSETTLATPQTADTLAADERLATKEGRSQFWRATFSCWLGTAMEYVDFALYGLAAGMVFGDVFFPEATPLVALLASFATYSVGFIARPIGALVFGWIGDRKGRRVVLITTVALMGISTTLIGLIPSYAQIGVWAPTCLVILRFAQGFGAGAELSGGAVMLAEYAPAKRRGLVASIIAIGSNSGTLLASLVWLLVLQLDKEDLMSWGWRIPFLASILIAGVALYLRRHVRETPVFERELQQNHQRMLDAAQAAPDTRSYLQRTKAFWVMLGLRIGENGPSYLCQGFIVGYVAKVLMVDKSVPALAVLIASLCGFLVIPLAGWLSDRFGRRVTYRGFCLLLVLYAFPAFWLLDSREPAIVISVIVVGMCIASLGIFGVQAAYGVELFGVKNRYSKMAFAKELGSILSGGTAPLIATALLSGFGHWWPVACYFVVMAAIGLITTFFAPETRGRDLNLPQDAA comes from the coding sequence ATGAGCGAAACAACGCTTGCCACTCCACAGACCGCCGACACGCTGGCGGCCGATGAACGCCTGGCAACCAAAGAGGGGCGCAGCCAATTTTGGCGCGCCACCTTCTCCTGCTGGCTCGGCACCGCCATGGAATACGTCGATTTCGCGCTGTACGGCCTGGCGGCCGGCATGGTGTTCGGCGACGTGTTCTTCCCCGAGGCCACGCCGCTGGTCGCCCTGCTGGCCAGCTTCGCCACCTACTCCGTCGGCTTCATCGCGCGGCCGATCGGGGCGCTGGTGTTCGGCTGGATCGGCGATCGCAAAGGCCGCCGCGTGGTGCTGATCACCACCGTGGCGCTGATGGGCATTTCCACCACGCTGATCGGCCTGATCCCGTCCTATGCGCAAATCGGCGTTTGGGCGCCCACCTGCCTGGTGATCCTGCGCTTTGCGCAGGGGTTCGGCGCCGGCGCAGAGCTGTCCGGCGGCGCGGTGATGCTGGCGGAATACGCGCCGGCCAAACGGCGCGGACTGGTAGCGTCGATCATCGCCATCGGCTCCAACAGCGGCACCCTACTGGCATCGCTGGTATGGCTGCTGGTGCTGCAGCTCGACAAAGAAGACCTGATGAGCTGGGGCTGGCGCATTCCGTTCCTCGCCAGCATTCTGATCGCCGGCGTGGCGCTCTATCTGCGCCGCCACGTGCGGGAAACGCCGGTCTTCGAGCGCGAGCTGCAGCAAAACCACCAGCGCATGCTGGACGCCGCCCAGGCCGCACCGGATACGCGCAGCTACCTGCAGCGCACCAAAGCGTTCTGGGTGATGCTCGGCCTGCGCATCGGCGAGAACGGCCCTTCCTACCTGTGCCAGGGCTTTATTGTCGGCTACGTCGCCAAGGTGCTGATGGTCGATAAATCGGTGCCGGCGCTGGCGGTGCTGATCGCCTCGCTGTGCGGTTTTCTGGTGATCCCACTGGCCGGTTGGCTGTCCGATCGCTTCGGCCGCCGCGTCACCTACCGCGGGTTCTGCCTGCTGCTGGTGCTGTACGCCTTCCCGGCGTTCTGGCTGCTCGACAGCCGTGAACCGGCGATCGTCATCTCGGTGATCGTGGTCGGCATGTGCATCGCGTCGCTGGGGATCTTCGGCGTGCAGGCGGCCTACGGCGTCGAACTGTTCGGCGTGAAGAACCGCTACTCCAAAATGGCGTTCGCCAAGGAGCTCGGTTCAATCCTCTCCGGCGGCACCGCGCCGCTGATCGCCACCGCGCTGCTGTCCGGTTTCGGTCACTGGTGGCCTGTCGCCTGCTATTTTGTTGTAATGGCGGCCATCGGCTTAATCACCACCTTCTTTGCTCCCGAAACCCGCGGCCGCGATCTCAACCTGCCGCAGGATGCCGCGTAG
- the ubiC gene encoding chorismate lyase, giving the protein MSGIRDSILPPLEWLSEQDPPAPAAVSDWLMELGSMTRRFERHCAQVRVEPQRECFVTREALGDEANHLPDSPRYWLREVVLLGDNQPWLLGRTVIPENTLTGPDQALVDLGTLPLGRYLFSSGELTRDYIHIGRQDALWARRSRLRLAGKPLLLTELFLPASPLYSAVPA; this is encoded by the coding sequence ATGTCTGGCATCAGGGATTCCATCCTGCCGCCGCTGGAGTGGTTGTCCGAACAGGATCCTCCGGCGCCCGCCGCCGTCAGCGACTGGCTGATGGAGTTAGGCTCCATGACCCGCCGATTTGAACGCCATTGCGCCCAGGTGCGCGTCGAACCGCAGCGCGAATGTTTCGTCACGCGCGAGGCGTTGGGCGATGAGGCGAATCACCTGCCCGACAGCCCACGCTATTGGCTGCGCGAAGTGGTGCTGCTGGGCGACAACCAGCCCTGGCTGCTGGGGCGCACGGTGATCCCGGAAAATACGCTGACCGGCCCCGACCAGGCGCTGGTGGATCTGGGCACGCTGCCGCTGGGGCGCTACCTGTTCAGCAGCGGCGAGCTGACCCGCGACTATATCCATATCGGCCGACAGGACGCGCTGTGGGCGCGCCGTTCACGGCTGCGGCTGGCGGGCAAACCGCTGTTGCTGACCGAACTGTTTTTACCGGCTTCACCGCTGTATTCAGCGGTTCCTGCATAA